In Streptomyces puniciscabiei, a single genomic region encodes these proteins:
- a CDS encoding DUF4233 domain-containing protein, whose translation MRTLCASTLIGEFFVIGFAGLVAMKDPALSVSTVWLVSGIAMVLCVLLCGMVTRPGGVALGWALQLALIASGVFVPTMYFMGAVFAALWWASVHFGRKVDEAKARFAAQAESSSSAPDAA comes from the coding sequence ATGCGTACGCTCTGTGCGTCGACGCTGATCGGCGAGTTCTTCGTCATCGGCTTCGCCGGGCTCGTGGCCATGAAGGACCCGGCCCTGTCCGTCTCCACGGTGTGGCTGGTCAGCGGCATCGCCATGGTGCTGTGCGTGCTGCTGTGCGGCATGGTGACCCGGCCCGGAGGGGTGGCCCTCGGCTGGGCCCTGCAGCTCGCGCTGATCGCCTCCGGCGTCTTCGTCCCGACCATGTACTTCATGGGCGCGGTGTTCGCGGCGCTGTGGTGGGCGTCGGTGCACTTCGGTAGAAAGGTGGACGAGGCGAAGGCCAGATTCGCCGCGCAGGCGGAGTCCTCCTCCTCTGCACCTGACGCTGCGTAA